The DNA sequence TGGGGGGAAGTGATGACCCTGTTGTTTTGCGTGACAAGGCGTTGCTTGAGTTCATGTATGCCACTGGCTGCCGTGTCTCGGAAGCCGTCGGCGTGGATTTGAATGATATTGACACCGATGAGCGCGTCGTGGTGCTTACCGGCAAAGGGTCGAAGCAACGGCTGGTGCCGCTCGGAAAGTATGCGATCGATTCGGTGCAACGCTATGTTTCGTTGGGTCGTTCGCAACTGGAATCCAGAGCGAAAGACGCCAAGGAGCGCCGCGCGATGTTCCTCAACAAACGTGGCAGGCGCATCTCACGGCAATCGGTTTGGGAGGTCGTCAAAGTGGCGGGCGAACGAGCGCATATCGACAAGCCGCTTCATCCTCATACGCTCCGTCATTCCTTCGCCACCCACCTGATCCAGGGCGGTGCCGACGTGCGAACCGTGCAGGAGCTATTGGGCCATGCCTCGGTGACCACCACGCAGATCTACACCCATGTGAGCCCCGAAAACCTCATCGAAACCTACCTGACCGCCCATCCTCGTGCGCGATGATGTGAGGAAAATCAGGATTTCGGCACCATAATCCTTAAGTTTGCTCGCATGCTCATTGAAGCCGCGATGAAAATCACGATTTGAACGTGATTTTGCTGATTTTCCTCGCTAGTTCAATGGTGTCGAGGTTGGCGACTGTCTGTTTTGTTGGTATGCGGATGGATTAGGATGATTGCCAGTATGCTGTATGCGACGAGGCGGGAGAGACGTGATGGCAACGAAAAGTGCAAAGTCTCGCAAAAGTGACGATAAAAGTGCGGACAAAGCCCCAATCAAAGGTGGAAACGGCAAAACGGCGCATCGATCCAAAACCCAATATCGTGATGGCGGATTCAGCAAGGCGAGGTGGCTCGGTGAGGAACGTCCGAAGCGTGTGGTGCAGGGCAAGCTTTCGCTTCCGGGCACCGTATCGGTCAAGCCGGCGGACGATGCCGTGAACAGGCCTGTTGGTAGCATGAGGGATATGCCTACCGATCTTCTTGGACGAAAATATGAGACTTTTCCCGCGCCGAAACCGCTTGATCATCATGGTCCGGCGCGCATCATCGCGATGTGCAATCAGAAGGGCGGGGTCGGCAAGACGACAAGTTCCATCAACATCGGCGGTGCGCTGAGCCAGTACGGCAGACGGGTGCTCATCGTCGATTTCGATCCGCAGGGCGCTGCCAGCGTGGGTCTGGGCATCAATGCGAATACCGTGGACGCCACCATTTACAATGCGCTGTTCGATTCCTCGATGGACGTCCACGACGTTGTACAGCACACCGAATTCGAAAACCTTGACATCATCCCGGCCAACATTGACCTTTCCGCGGCCGAAATTCAACTGGTCACCGAAGTCGGGCGTGAACGCATTCTCGCCAGCGTTCTGCAGGGCGTACGTGATGAATATGATGTCATCATCATCGATTGCCAGCCTTCCTTGGGTTTGTTGACCGTAAACGCGCTGGCTGCCGCGGACGGCGTGATCATTCCCGTGGCCGCCGAGTTCTTCGCTCTGCGGGGCGTGGCATTACTGATGCAATCCATTGAAAAGGTGCGTTCACGCATCAACCCGCAGCTTGAGGTCTATGGTGTTTTGGTGACGATGTACACTTCGACCCTGCATTGCGAGGAAGTGCTGCAGCGCATTTATGAGGCGTTCCAGGACAAGGTTTTTCATTCGGTGATCTCGCGTTCCATCAAGCTGCCGGATTCCAACGTCGCCGCTGCGCCGATCACGATTTATGCGCCAAATCACAAAACTGCCAAGGAATACCGCGAAACCGCCCGTGAGCTCATCGCCCGTGGCATTGTGCAGTGAGCTTTCAGGTCTGCTTGGTTATGGGGATTTTGGATTCCGCAAGATTAATGGACATATTACGTAAGTGAGGCGTCGTGAACGAAGATGAGCTTGGTGCTCCCGTTGATGACACTGAATCGAGTGGGAAGACGGTACGAATCTACGATGCTGCAAATAGTGTCGCTTCGGTATCGAATGCGGGTTTCGATTCGCATGACGATGTAGACGACCCAGACAGAATAAGCACCTCTATAGGAGCCGTTAACACTGTGAATTCGCAAAAGCCTGAAACCGCTGGCTTTTCCGTCAATCTTTCCATCTATTCCGGACCGTTCGATGCACTGTTGACGATGATTGCCAACCGTCAGCTCGAGCTTACCGAGATCTCGCTTTCGGCCATCACCGAAGAGTTCATCGAGTACGTGCGCGGACTTGACATGGCTCGCGATATGGAGCAGGTCAGTGCGTTTCTTGATGTCGCGTCGGTGTTGGTCGAGGCTAAAAGTGCGACGATTCTGCCGGGCGATGAGAACGGCGAACGCGACGAACAGAGCATGGAAGCATTGCGCGAGCGCGATCTGCTCTTTGCCCGGCTGGTGCAATATCGTGCGTTCAAAAGCGCCGCCAATGATTTCCGTGAACTGTTCGCCGCCAATTCCGGACGTTTCTCGCATCCCGCCTTCAGCGACCCGGCGGTCGCCGCAATGCTGCCGGAGCTGGCCTGGACGCTTGGACCGAAGGATCTAGCCAAAATCGCGGCGGAGGTGTTCTTGAATGCTCCGGCGGATCAGGTGCGGCTCGACCAATTGCACGTCTCTCAGGTCGATCTGAAACGACAATCGCAAATCGTGCGTGACCGTTTGCGCGGATTGGATTCCGGTGGCTCGATGACATTTGCCGAACTGACCGCCGATGCCAAAAACACATTGGTGGTCGTCGCGAGGTTTTTGTCCATTCTGCTTTTCTTCAAGCAAGGTGTGTTGCAGTATAAGCAGGCCGGTCCCTTTGAGGATTTGCACTTACGATGGATACCAGGTGCCGATAACGGGGACGACGCCATAGAAGTGAACGAGGGTGATTTCGCATGAGCGAGACCAATGATATGGCCGAAAACGGCATCGAATCGGCAACTGGAAGCGAACGTCGCGAAAGCGGTGCCAAGGATTTTGTGATGGATGCCAAAATGTCAAATGCTGATAATGACTTATTGAGTGATGCCCAAAGCGAAACCGCTGGCTCGTCTGGGTGTATCGGTCGGCAGGCCGATGATGCCGATTCCGGTTCTGTACTAGAAAGTGCTGGAATAGGTAACGGTACGTCGGCCGATGATGGCCGAAAGCGGTTTGCCGATGAAGACGATGATGATGGTCATCCTGCTTCTGCCAAAGGCCCGAATACTGCGCCCACACGTCCGGAATACGTGGATTTTTGCGTCGACGATTTCCCCGGTGGCTTAGAATCCTGCCTTGAGGCGATCCTGATGGTTGCCGACCAGCCGCAGCAGGTGACGGATTTGGCTCGGGTGCTTGCCCTTGACGAAGATGAGGTGCGCGCTGCGCTTGAATCTATGCAAAGGGAATACGACGGCGATGAATCCAGGAATCTTGCGCCTCGTGGTTTCGAGCTGCGGCATACCGCGCTTGGCTGGCAATTCGGCAACCGCGCGGTGTTCGAGCCGGTCGTCTCCGCGTTCGTCACCGATGGACAGATGGCTCGGCTTTCGCAGGCGGCACTTGAAGCTCTTGCCATAGTGGCCTATAAGCAGCCGGTTACCCGCGCCCAGATTGCGGCCATCCGCGGCGTCAATTCCGACGGCGTGGTGCGTGCGCTGAGTGTGCGAGGGCTTATCCGCGAGGACGGCGCCGACTCTGATTCCCGTGCGGCTTTTTTGGTCACTACCGGGCTTTTCTTGGAGAAAATGGGCTTGGAATCGCTTGATCAGCTTCCCGAACTTGCTCCCTTCATGCCTGCCGCCAGTGATGTGGTCAATCAGGCCGAAGAGACTTCTGGACCTACGGTGAATTAAGTAAATCAAATAAAATTACGGAGAGTTAGGACAAAGTCCTTCAATATTGTTGAAAATCAGCGTGTCTGAATTATAGTCATGTTGACTATAAGTGGTATCTTAAAGATGTTTGTGCCGGTATTGGCACGATCATTGCTATTCGGCGGGTTATTTGCGTTGACAAACCAAGACCCACGAAAAGAAGAAGGACACTATGGTTACACAACTTTCGGGCGGGGCCTCGGCGGGGGAACCCAAAACCCTGACCCGCAACGAGCGGCTTGACAGGCTGCCGTTCAACAAAGCGCACCGTAAACTGCTGATTGCCTCCGGCATCGGCTGGTCGTTCGATTCGATGGATGTTGGCCTCGTCTCCTTCGTCGTCACCGCCATCGCCAAGGACCCGCATTTCGCGCTGAACCCCTCGCAGAAGTCGTGGGTGCTTTCCATCGGCTTTGTCGGCATGGCCGTCGGCGCGGCGCTCGGCGGCTATCTTGCCGACCGCATCGGCCGCAAGAAGGTCTTCACCTATACGCTTATCATTTACGGCCTGGCCGATGCGCTGATGGCCGTGTCGTGGTCGCTGCCGGTGCTTTTGATAGCGCGTCTCATCATCGGGCTGGGGCTTGGAGCCGAACTGCCCGTTGCCTCGACGCTGGTCAGTGAGTTCTCGCCGGTCAAGCAACGAGGACGTATGACAGTTCTGCTGGAATCCTTCTGGGCCGTCGGCTGGATCGTCGCCGCCCTCGTCGGTTTCTTCATCATCCCGAACACTGGCGACTGGGGCTGGCGTTGGGCCCTCCTGATCGGCGCGATCCCGCTTTTCTATGCCATCATCACGCGTACGCAGATCCCCGAATCCGTGCGGTTCCTCGAATCCAAAGGCCGTGAGGACGAGGCCGAGCAGGCCGTCCGCTACTTC is a window from the Bifidobacterium sp. ESL0745 genome containing:
- the xerD gene encoding site-specific tyrosine recombinase XerD, whose product is MEAKTESVADKTSGDWNVLLKQFLAHIDVERGLAKSTVKAYAADIRKYLDWLARRGVNNLADVTSLDVEAYVAALDSAGESGRSKARRLASVHEFHKFALMQGVVSDDVSARVKAPKANEHLPDVLSVDEVARLLDAASMGGSDDPVVLRDKALLEFMYATGCRVSEAVGVDLNDIDTDERVVVLTGKGSKQRLVPLGKYAIDSVQRYVSLGRSQLESRAKDAKERRAMFLNKRGRRISRQSVWEVVKVAGERAHIDKPLHPHTLRHSFATHLIQGGADVRTVQELLGHASVTTTQIYTHVSPENLIETYLTAHPRAR
- a CDS encoding AAA family ATPase yields the protein MPTDLLGRKYETFPAPKPLDHHGPARIIAMCNQKGGVGKTTSSINIGGALSQYGRRVLIVDFDPQGAASVGLGINANTVDATIYNALFDSSMDVHDVVQHTEFENLDIIPANIDLSAAEIQLVTEVGRERILASVLQGVRDEYDVIIIDCQPSLGLLTVNALAAADGVIIPVAAEFFALRGVALLMQSIEKVRSRINPQLEVYGVLVTMYTSTLHCEEVLQRIYEAFQDKVFHSVISRSIKLPDSNVAAAPITIYAPNHKTAKEYRETARELIARGIVQ
- a CDS encoding segregation/condensation protein A — protein: MSTSIGAVNTVNSQKPETAGFSVNLSIYSGPFDALLTMIANRQLELTEISLSAITEEFIEYVRGLDMARDMEQVSAFLDVASVLVEAKSATILPGDENGERDEQSMEALRERDLLFARLVQYRAFKSAANDFRELFAANSGRFSHPAFSDPAVAAMLPELAWTLGPKDLAKIAAEVFLNAPADQVRLDQLHVSQVDLKRQSQIVRDRLRGLDSGGSMTFAELTADAKNTLVVVARFLSILLFFKQGVLQYKQAGPFEDLHLRWIPGADNGDDAIEVNEGDFA
- the scpB gene encoding SMC-Scp complex subunit ScpB, whose translation is MDFCVDDFPGGLESCLEAILMVADQPQQVTDLARVLALDEDEVRAALESMQREYDGDESRNLAPRGFELRHTALGWQFGNRAVFEPVVSAFVTDGQMARLSQAALEALAIVAYKQPVTRAQIAAIRGVNSDGVVRALSVRGLIREDGADSDSRAAFLVTTGLFLEKMGLESLDQLPELAPFMPAASDVVNQAEETSGPTVN
- a CDS encoding MFS transporter; the encoded protein is MVTQLSGGASAGEPKTLTRNERLDRLPFNKAHRKLLIASGIGWSFDSMDVGLVSFVVTAIAKDPHFALNPSQKSWVLSIGFVGMAVGAALGGYLADRIGRKKVFTYTLIIYGLADALMAVSWSLPVLLIARLIIGLGLGAELPVASTLVSEFSPVKQRGRMTVLLESFWAVGWIVAALVGFFIIPNTGDWGWRWALLIGAIPLFYAIITRTQIPESVRFLESKGREDEAEQAVRYFEEASGIAPVPSPNGKPLPKVPTSALFGHKYLGRTVAIWLTWFFVNFSYYGAFTWMPSLLADQFGSLTKSLGYMLAITIAQLPGYFLAAWLVEIWGRRKTLSIFLAVSAVAAFLFSQASSVAMVLIFGMLLSAANLGAWGVLYAVTPEIYPTRLRGAAAGASAAVGRIAAIVAPLLMPWFLTMSGGNKAIAFVVFAVAFILACVSALALPELTGKELED